The proteins below are encoded in one region of Clostridium estertheticum:
- a CDS encoding GH36-type glycosyl hydrolase domain-containing protein has protein sequence MKFGYFDDEKKEYVITTPKTPYPWINYLGTDDFFSLISNTSGGYCFYKDARLRRLTRYRYNSAPVDSGGRYYYINDGGDVWTPGYMPVKTELDSYECRHGLGYTKIKSARNGIEVEQLMFVPLKYHGEVNQLKIKNTSNDIKEIKIFSFIEFCLWNAYDDMTNFQRNFSTGEVEIDNSVIYHKTEYRERRNHYSFYGVNTDIDGFDSDRESFLGLYNGFDSPQTVMKGKSNNSVASGWSPVASHSKTLRLKPGEETSLIFIIGYVENEEEDKWESPGVINKTIAKEMIARFSTDIQVEEGLEALNKYWLNLLSKYIIKTDDDKLDRMVNIWNPYQCMVTFNMSRSASYFESGIGRGMGFRDSNQDLLGFVHQIPGRARERILDIAATQFEDGGAYHQYQPLTKKGNFEVGGGFNDDPLWLILGTAAYIKETGDFSILNELVAFNCDDNIKDTLMEHLKRSFYHVVNNLGPNGLPLIGRADWNDCLNLNCFSTEPDESFQTFGDPDGRIAESVLIAGMFVFIGPEYVELCKRFDLISEATIAQNHIDKMRETVMEKGFDGEWFLRAYDAFGNKVGSKDNDEGQIYIESQGFCVMAGIGVEEGLALKALDSVKEKLDTKYGTMLLTPAYTKYDLNIGEITSYPPGYKENAGIFCHNNPWIMIAETVLGRGDRAYDVYKKIAPAFIEDISEIHRTEPYVYSQMIAGKDAARQGEAKNSWLTGTAAWNYFAITQFILGVKPEYDGLRVNPCIPKEWNGFEIERTYRGDIYNIKINNSHHICKGVKLVTVDGKAIQGDILPVFGDGCAHKIEIEMGN, from the coding sequence ATGAAATTTGGTTATTTTGATGATGAAAAAAAAGAGTATGTTATTACTACACCTAAGACTCCGTATCCATGGATTAATTATCTTGGAACAGATGATTTTTTCTCGCTAATTTCAAATACTAGTGGTGGCTACTGCTTTTATAAGGATGCGAGGCTTCGAAGGTTAACTAGATATAGGTATAATAGTGCACCAGTTGATAGTGGGGGAAGATATTATTATATAAATGATGGTGGCGACGTGTGGACACCAGGATATATGCCAGTGAAAACTGAATTAGATTCCTATGAATGTAGACACGGACTTGGTTATACTAAAATAAAAAGTGCAAGAAATGGTATTGAAGTAGAGCAATTAATGTTTGTCCCTTTAAAGTATCATGGCGAAGTTAACCAACTTAAAATAAAAAATACATCAAATGATATTAAGGAAATTAAGATTTTTTCATTTATTGAGTTCTGCTTATGGAATGCTTATGATGATATGACTAACTTCCAAAGGAATTTTAGTACTGGTGAAGTTGAGATAGATAATTCTGTAATTTATCATAAAACAGAATATAGAGAAAGACGTAATCATTATTCATTTTACGGCGTTAATACAGATATAGATGGGTTTGATAGTGACAGAGAGTCATTCCTCGGATTATATAATGGATTTGATTCACCACAAACAGTTATGAAAGGTAAATCTAATAATTCTGTAGCGAGTGGATGGTCACCTGTAGCATCACATAGTAAAACATTAAGACTTAAACCTGGAGAAGAAACAAGTTTGATCTTCATAATTGGATATGTAGAAAATGAGGAAGAAGACAAGTGGGAAAGCCCTGGAGTTATTAATAAGACTATTGCTAAAGAGATGATAGCAAGGTTTAGTACGGATATTCAAGTAGAAGAGGGGTTAGAAGCTTTAAATAAATATTGGCTTAATTTATTATCAAAATATATTATAAAAACGGATGATGATAAGCTAGACCGTATGGTTAATATATGGAATCCCTATCAATGCATGGTAACGTTTAATATGTCTAGAAGTGCGTCATATTTTGAATCTGGAATTGGAAGAGGAATGGGATTTAGAGATTCTAATCAGGATTTACTTGGATTTGTGCATCAGATTCCAGGTAGAGCGAGAGAAAGAATACTGGATATAGCAGCAACGCAATTTGAGGATGGTGGAGCTTATCACCAATATCAACCATTAACTAAAAAGGGTAACTTTGAAGTTGGTGGAGGATTTAATGATGATCCGTTATGGTTAATATTAGGCACTGCAGCCTATATAAAGGAAACAGGAGATTTTAGCATACTAAATGAACTCGTGGCTTTCAATTGTGATGATAACATAAAAGATACACTCATGGAACATTTAAAACGTTCTTTCTATCATGTTGTAAATAATCTTGGACCTAACGGACTTCCTCTAATTGGAAGAGCTGATTGGAATGATTGCTTGAATTTAAATTGTTTTTCCACAGAACCAGATGAATCGTTTCAAACATTTGGAGACCCAGATGGAAGGATTGCTGAATCTGTTCTAATAGCTGGAATGTTTGTATTTATAGGACCGGAATATGTAGAATTATGCAAAAGATTTGACCTGATTTCTGAGGCTACAATAGCGCAGAATCACATTGATAAAATGAGGGAAACTGTTATGGAAAAAGGCTTTGATGGAGAATGGTTTTTAAGGGCATATGATGCGTTTGGAAATAAGGTGGGTAGCAAGGATAACGATGAGGGTCAAATATATATTGAATCACAAGGGTTCTGCGTAATGGCAGGCATTGGGGTAGAAGAAGGTTTAGCTTTAAAAGCATTAGATTCTGTTAAGGAAAAATTAGATACTAAATATGGAACAATGCTTTTGACACCAGCTTATACAAAGTACGATTTAAACATTGGCGAAATTACATCTTATCCACCAGGTTACAAAGAAAATGCTGGGATATTCTGTCACAACAATCCATGGATAATGATTGCTGAAACAGTTTTAGGTAGAGGGGATAGGGCATATGATGTATATAAGAAAATAGCTCCAGCTTTTATTGAAGACATAAGTGAGATTCATAGAACTGAGCCATATGTTTATTCACAAATGATAGCAGGGAAGGATGCAGCAAGGCAAGGTGAAGCTAAGAATTCTTGGCTTACAGGAACTGCTGCATGGAACTATTTTGCAATTACTCAATTTATTCTAGGGGTGAAGCCAGAGTATGATGGGCTTCGTGTAAATCCTTGCATTCCAAAAGAGTGGAATGGTTTTGAGATTGAGAGAACATATAGAGGCGATATATATAATATTAAAATTAATAATTCGCATCATATTTGTAAAGGTGTTAAATTAGTTACAGTGGATGGAAAAGCTATACAAGGAGATATACTACCTGTATTTGGTGATGGATGCGCACATAAAATAGAAATAGAAATGGGAAATTAA
- a CDS encoding NupC/NupG family nucleoside CNT transporter, which yields MKYIIGILGLIVVLGLAWFTSTDKKKVKYRPIIIMVILQFILGFILLNTGVGNFLVGGIANGFQLLLKCAGEGVNFVFGGLVNANQFTFFIGVLLPIVFISALIGILQHFKILPFIIKYIGLGLSKINGMGKLESYNGVAAAILGQSEVFISVKKELGLLPEHRLYTLCASAMSTVSMSIVGSYMVLIKPRYVVTALVLNLFGGFIISSIINPYTVTPEEDILIVQEEKKQSFFEMLGEYIMDGFKVAIIVGAMLIGFVAIIAMINMAFKGIFGISFQNLLGYVFSPFAILMGVPFKEAVPAASIMATKLVSNEFVAMTSLATSTIHLTTRTTAIVSVFLVSFANFSSIGIISGAVKGLNEKQGNVVARFGLKLLFGATLVSILTATVVGLIV from the coding sequence ATGAAATATATTATTGGAATTCTCGGATTAATTGTTGTCTTAGGACTTGCATGGTTTACTAGTACTGATAAAAAAAAGGTAAAATACCGACCTATCATTATAATGGTTATTTTACAATTCATACTTGGATTTATATTACTAAATACTGGTGTTGGTAATTTTCTAGTGGGTGGAATAGCAAATGGTTTTCAATTATTACTTAAGTGTGCTGGCGAGGGCGTAAATTTTGTATTTGGTGGATTAGTTAACGCAAACCAATTTACATTTTTTATAGGTGTGCTTTTACCAATAGTATTTATTTCTGCTTTAATCGGAATTCTACAACACTTTAAAATACTTCCTTTTATAATTAAATATATAGGCCTCGGCTTAAGTAAAATTAACGGTATGGGTAAACTAGAATCTTATAACGGAGTAGCCGCTGCTATTCTTGGTCAATCAGAGGTATTTATTTCTGTAAAAAAAGAACTTGGTCTATTACCAGAGCATAGACTTTATACACTTTGTGCATCAGCAATGTCTACGGTATCTATGTCGATAGTTGGCTCTTATATGGTTCTTATTAAACCTAGATATGTTGTAACTGCACTTGTTTTAAACTTATTTGGTGGATTTATTATATCTTCAATTATAAATCCATATACAGTAACACCAGAGGAAGATATATTAATAGTTCAAGAAGAAAAAAAACAATCATTCTTTGAAATGCTTGGTGAATACATTATGGATGGTTTCAAGGTAGCTATCATAGTTGGAGCAATGCTTATTGGATTTGTAGCCATAATTGCTATGATTAATATGGCCTTTAAAGGTATCTTTGGTATTTCTTTTCAAAATTTACTTGGATATGTATTCTCACCCTTTGCTATTTTAATGGGTGTACCTTTTAAGGAAGCAGTACCCGCTGCAAGTATAATGGCAACAAAATTAGTATCAAATGAATTTGTTGCAATGACTAGTTTGGCAACTAGTACTATACATTTAACAACGCGGACAACCGCAATTGTTTCTGTATTTTTAGTTTCTTTCGCTAACTTTTCATCAATTGGAATTATTTCTGGAGCAGTAAAAGGGCTCAATGAAAAACAAGGGAATGTAGTTGCTAGATTTGGTCTAAAACTCCTATTTGGTGCAACCTTAGTTAGTATATTAACAGCAACTGTTGTTGGTTTAATTGTATAA